From a single Pempheris klunzingeri isolate RE-2024b chromosome 2, fPemKlu1.hap1, whole genome shotgun sequence genomic region:
- the zmat1 gene encoding zinc finger matrin-type protein 1 codes for MDDTSVCAPLLAESDAQNNTTSTPNAASVTDADKVINTKIDSAQVEGEKSDEELLKGLLTDDYCHVCEAVLLFESQRLSHYEGKKHAQKLKVYLQAKRAEKMNKESTGPQRTMTTDKNHFCELCNMVFSSHVVARSHYEGKVHTKNLRKQGLQPPGKFMDWYTEVHMSPRLTGGPDNAEQISAPESGTEHPQDPAATTTPASTDVDLKDPNKYCGLCVASFNNPQMALQHYNGRKHQRNQARKELLRELGDNVQEANSLMCQMCSVQFNSVEMYQAHMQGSKHQSREKKVIDLCKSQQKVYGTFKDELSDYIEVQKARGITPKTSQGLTPGEDEEDDDEGEEEEVFNKWETKELNKPMPILPPTCNPPHHSRLGCYNSVEGWRPPYQGPPWPPHGWDFNRPPPVLPGSGSPLRTSRPVKRRRQRQQSSSSSYVTSSSYSSYSSSYSSSTGDSDDSEHRRREKRRIRRSRRARDEGSDKEEKRKKRLRRGRDNESEERRRGESGESEERKRKKRKNHGKQRRREKKPRGEDFEAEEGGRVMDSLMPEDMVDNRKETESHIEAEMNVEQGEGRQDEPAKPKYRKEKKKTKEKVDTRTEEEKLWDDSILGC; via the exons ATGGACGACACAAGCGTCTGCGCTCCGCTGCTAGCGGAGTCAGACGCTCAAAATAACACTACAAGTACCCCTAACGCGGCTTCTGTCACAGATGCTGACAAAGTAATAAACACTAAAATAGATAGTGCCCAGGTTGAAG GAGAAAAGAGTGATGAGGAGCTACTAAAGGGACTTCTCACTGACGATTACTGCCAcgtgtgtgaggctgtgctgctctttgAGTCTCAGCGGCTGTCCCACtatgag GGAAAGAAACACGCTCAGAAACTCAAGGTGTACCTGCAGGCCAAGAGAGCCGAGAAGATGAACAAAGAGTCCACGGGACCCCAG CGGACCATGACTACTGATAAGAACCATTTCTGTGAGCTGTGTAACATGGTGTTTAGTTCCCACGTGGTGGCAAGATCACACTATGAAGGCAAAGTCCATACAAAAAATCTTCGTAAACAAGGTCTTCAGCCCCCAGGCAAGT TTATGGACTGGTACACAGAGGTGCACATGTCACCACGTCTGACTGGGGGTCCCGACAATGCTGAGCAGATATCAGCCCCTGAGAGTGGTACGGAGCATCCTCAGGACCCGGCAGCCACCACGACCCCCGCCAGCACAGACGTCGATCTGAAGGACCCGAACAAGTACTGCGGCCTGTGTGTTGCTTCCTTTAACAATCCCCAAATGGCTCTGCAGCACTACAATGGACGCAAACACCAGAGGAATCAGGCCAGAAAGGAGCTGCTCAGAGAGCTCGGAGACAATGTCCAAGAAG CCAACTCCCTGATGTGTCAGATGTGTAGCGTGCAGTTTAACTCCGTAGAGATGTACCAGGCACACATGCAGGGAAGCAAACACCAGTCGAG GGAGAAGAAGGTCATCGACCTGTGCAAATCCCAACAAAAAGTGTACGGCACATTTAAAGATGAACTGTCTGATTACATTGAGGTTCAAAAGGCTCGTGGAATCACCCCTAAGACCAGTCAAGGCCTCACTCCGGGCGAGGATGAAGAAGATGACGAcgagggggaagaggaggaagtatTCAACAAGTGGGAAACCAAAGAACTGAACAAACCTATGCCCATCCTCCCTCCCACCTGTAACCCTCCTCATCACTCCCGCCTCGGCTGCTACAACTCAGTTGAAGGGTGGCGTCCTCCCTATCAGGGCCCTCCCTGGCCCCCCCATGGCTGGGATTTCAACCGGCCTCCACCAGTCCTCCCAGGCTCGGGCTCTCCACTGCGCACTAGTCGGCCCGTAaagagaaggaggcagagacagcagtCAAGCTCCTCCTCGTACGTTACCTCATCATCTTACTCCTCGTATTCCTCCTCCTATAGCAGCAGCACAGGTGACAGCGACGACAGTGAGCACAGGcgcagagaaaaaaggaggattAGAAGATCCAGGAGGGCGAGAGATGAGGGCTCGgacaaggaggagaagaggaagaagcgATTGAGGAGGGGAAGAGATAATGAGtcggaggagaggagaagaggggaatCTGGAGAGTcggaagagaggaagagaaaaaagcgGAAAAATCACGGCAAGCAGAGAAGACGAGAAAAGAAACCCCGCGGGGAGGACTTTGAGGCGGAAGAGGGGGGACGAGTGATGGACAGTTTAATGCCAGAGGACATGGTGGACAATAGGAAAGAGACTGAATCGCATATTGAAGCTGAAATGAATGTTGAGCAGGGGGAGGGTAGACAGGATGAGCCCGCCAAGCCCAAAtacagaaaagagaagaagaaaactaaaGAGAAAGTGGACAccaggacagaggaggagaagttgTGGGACGACTCCATTCTGGGCTGTTAG
- the cd8b gene encoding T-cell surface glycoprotein CD8 beta chain has protein sequence MIPPPLLWTLLTVLLWTSGSSQIQQQETAKVLYPKILSTEDVDCDCSNIMCDLVSWYRSVSSHSKMQFLGKCNNADRATYGPGVDRKRFILKRRSSSSFSLRIINVTEEDAGVYFWVYSYAKNGTKTGMWKPGILLRPGVTPPTLPPETKSKTPVKSVCRCPKKKPSQDGCGSLSLWPLVGLAAALALALICTLYYFSRLPKKCRHQFVKRR, from the exons ATGATCCCACCGCCACTGTTATGGACACTGCTGACAGTATTGCTGTGGACATCAG GTTCGAGCCAGATCCAGCAACAAGAAACTGCGAAAGTTCTCTATCCCAAGATCCTCAGCACGGAGGACGTGGATTGCGACTGCAGTAACATCATGTGTGACTTGGTCTCCTGGTACCGCAGTGTTTCCAGCCACAGCAAAATGCAGTTCTTGGGGAAGTGCAACAACGCTGACCGTGCCACCTACGGGCCTGGTGTGGACAGAAAACGGTTCATATTAAAGAGGAGGAGCAGTTCGTCCTTTTCGTTGCGTATCATCAATGTGACAGAAGAAGACGCAGGGGTTTACTTTTGGGTTTACTCTTATGCTAAGAACgggacaaaaacaggaatgtGGAAACCTGGGATTCTTCTCCGGCCGGGAG tAACCCCTCCAACATTGCCTCCTGAGACAAAATCCAAAACGCCCGTCAAGTCAGTCTGTCGCTGCCCCAAGAAGAAGCCGTCACAGG ATGGCTGCGGCTCCCTGTCTCTGTGGCCTTTGGTTGGACTTGCTGCAGCTCTGGCTTTAGCTCTCATCTGCACGCTGTACTACTTCAGCC GGCTACCCAAAAAATGTCGACACCAGTTTGTGAA GAGGCGGTAG